The genome window cctacgtattgtatggcaccagttgagttgaaagaattaaaagagcaacttcaagaacttcttgataaggggtttattaggcctagtgtgtcaccttggggtgcactggttctgtttgtgaaaaagaaaaattgcactatgcggatgtgcatcgattataggcaactgaacaaagttacaatcaagaataagaatcatttgccgcgtattgatgatttatttcaccagcttcagggagcgagtgtattctccaaaatttatttgagatccgggtatcaccagttgaaaattcgggattcggatattctaaagacggaattcaggacccgttatggtcactatgaatttctcgtgatgtctttttggctgaccaacgccccatcaacatttatgcacttgatgaatagtgtattccagccatatcttgattcatttgtcgtagtatttattgatgatatcctggtgtactcacgtagctaggaggagcatgcacaacacttgggtattgtattacagaggttgagagaggagatactgtatgccaaattctctaagtgtgagttctggcttagtttggtggcattcttgggacacatagtgtccaatgaaggaattaaggtggatacaaagaagatagaggtagttcagagttggcccaggccatcttcagctactgagattcggagttttctcggcttgaccagttattatcgtcgctttttttagggtttcttgtctattgcggtgcctatgactaaattgaacCAGACatgtgctccgttcaggtggttgaATGAGTGTGAAGaaaactttcagaagctcaagacaactttgactataaccccagtattggtgttgcctataggttcaggatcttatactgtgtatgcGTCGTGTATTTGTCTCAGcgtagtgctgatgcaagacggtatgatgattgcctatgtgtccagacagttaaaggtacatgagaagaattatccggtccatgaccttgagttagaaactattgttcatgccttgaagatttggcggcattatttgtacgatgtccattgtgaggtttatgcCGATCactagagtctacaacatctgtttaaacagaaggatcttaatttgcggcagcggaggtggttggaattgcttaaggattatgatatcgccattctctatcatcccggcaaggccaatatggtagccgatgccttgagtcataaggcagagagtttgggcagcttagcatacttaccgatagcaaagaggcctttagccttggatgttcaggccttggccaaccagtttgtcagattggatattttcgagccgagtcgagttttggcttgtgtggtttctcaatcttctctttatgatcgtatcagagaatgTCAATATGACAACCCTCATcctcttgtcctcaaggacatggttcagcacggtgatgccaagtgtgagcacctaatttttgccataatataaaattactcctaaaaaaatccaaaaaatagctttaaattatttttctatgtttttacttagtttgctttgtacatattcatgtttgatgcatttttaagttgcattttaaatcctaaagaaaatactaaaatattttgaattttatatttttagattttaattgcataattaattgcatttgtaaaatactaaaataccaaaaaatacattAGTAACTCTATATGCATTTGTTAGCTAAATGAATTAGTTAATTGTAGAAAAAGAGGTCATTAGGTTAATTTTGCAAATTAGTTGGAATTATGAGTGTTAAATAAATTGATTAGTCTTgcaaaatacaaagaaagaaaagagaaggctATGGGGTCTCATTACAGCTTTGGGCCAAGTGCTTCTAGTGACCCATTTTACTTCCATTCGCCCCAGCCCAATACCTGCCGGTCCAATATCCCCCTTCATCTCTAAAATAGACCCTAATTTCACCCCTCCCTTCCATTCTCAACACCAGAGACGGACGACCCCCCCATTTTGGAAAAACCCTAACCTAGCAGCGGCACAGCCCTCTCTCTTCTCCCTCTTCATCTTCTCAAGAATGAGACCCCCCTCCATTTTAGAACTAACATTAGCCGCGTCTCTTGCTCCTTCTTCACTCTCACGGACATACACATCATTCTCAGCAAAAAATACAAACTCCCTCACTCATTGATAATACACACAGCTAAAACAGAGTTAGGGAAAATTCAAATGAGGATATGAAAATCAAAAAGCTTAAAAACAAAAGAAGAACTAGAATTTCTAAAGGAAGATTGAAGAAAAAGTTGATTTCAAAACTCGGTTCCTTCTTTTCTGGTTTATCGTTAATTTTGGATCTAATTGGAGTTGATTTTGCAACTGATGCTATTAAACACTCACTGATTAGAAGCTGATTTCCCAGTTGATTTTCTTTgacctttattttatttttggatttccTGCCGATTTCCCATTGATAAGTATGTAGCTATAACTTTGTATGTTTCTGTTAAGATATTAATTTTAAGATCTGTATTTTCAGTTCTGTTTCATATGATATGTTATTCTTACTGTTTGATGAATTACTTAGTTTAATTCTGAGGATTTGGTTCTTAGTTTAATTTGAAGTGAAAGTAAATAACCTTGTATGTGTCAATCCGCCAAACACCGTTAAATTTAAGTCGTTGAGCATTCTACATACTTTGATCTTTTATATTTAATTGATCTGAATATTTATAATGTGGGCTCTTCTTTCTTGTGTGAGAATTGCACTGTACGAGTAAATTATAGTAGCTGAAAGACACGTGATTAGAATGGTATATAACTTTAAATGGTGTTATTAACTTATAACTGGGTTTAGTGTATTTGAATGTTTATTCATGCATACCTAGGTTGATTTAACGTGGTGATAGTTTAGTTTGGTTCTCAACTGTAATTAAACAGTACTGACTTTCATAGTCCTCTGAGAATACATAGTATTTACTGCATATATGAGAACATACAAGTTCCATTCCGTATATTGCAAGCCCTTTTGTGATATCCTGGTTGAACTAAATGCACCTCTTACAAGTTATTTGCTGCTATTCCGTCGAGTCTTAGAACTCTTTGTTGCTTGACGTTCTAGTCTTGCCATGCCTTGATACTgttgatattttcttttatttaaaaattcTACTTGGGCATCAGGATCATGGTCATGTGCACTGTTCTTTAGCTTTCAAGTCCAATCCCAAATTTTAGGAAAGAAGACTTATAAATACGCGTAGTGTGCTTAGGCGTGATTAATAATAAACATCGcaactatgggtacggttcccgtggcatagtcatgatacgtaattcCCAATTCGGGTGCGCATatcatgtgacccgaccataacttcaaataataataaaagtaaaCATGTTGTAGATCGCGGGTACggttcacgtgacgcgattcgcaatgtgtacaagAGCAAACGAGGGCGCGACATCGctacttgttcaaacaaatttcaTAAGCACTAAAaatgtttaattaattaaaaagcggttagaaagtaaaaatgcacaataggtttcaaatatgtattaaatcagataattaggccaattattaacagttgagcgaccgtgctaaaatcacgaaactcgggagtacctcacaccttctcccgggttaacagaattccttatccaaTCTTCTGTGTttgcagaccataaataagagtcaattttcttgatttgggattttaaataaaccggtgacttgggacaccataaattattccaagtggcgactctaaataaataaataatctcatttcgattaatgtcactttaattggaaataCTCTTATATCCCCTCgggaaaaggaggtgtgacaccaaggaagtcactattggggatgacggtgtattacagatgcagggaaggctatgtgtgcctaatatagatggtttacgtgagttgattctccaagaggctcacagttcgcggtactccattcatccaggtaccgcgaagatgtatcaggatttgaggcagcactattggtggaggcgaatgaagaaagatatagttgagtttgtagcttggtgtttaaattatcaacaggtgaagtacgggCATCAGAGACCGgccggattgcttcagagacttgaaatttcgtagtggaagtaggagcatatcaccatggactttgtagttggactcccacagactttgagaaagtttgatgttgtttgggtgattgtagatcggttgaccaagtccgcacattttattccagttggtactacttattcttcagagcggttggctgagatttatatccgcgagattattcgcctacacggtgtcgcagtgtccatcattttagaccGGGGTATGCATTTTACATCACATTTTCGGAGAGCAATGTAGCGAGAATTAGGTACATAGGTtcagctgagtacaacatttcaccatcAGACGGAcgaacaatccgagcgcactattcagatattagaggatatgctacgcacttgtgtcattgattttgggggttcttgagaTCAATTTATGTCATTGGCAAGttcgcttacaataacagttaccaattgagcattcagatagctccgtatgaggctttatatgggagacggtgtcggtctccagtgggttggttcgagccgagtgagactaggctattgggcactgatttagttcaggatgctttggagaaggttaaagtgattcaggagtggcttcacATGGCACAGTCTAGATAAAAACGTTATGTCGACATGAAGGTCCGTGGTGTTTCCTACattgttggggagaaggttctgctcaatatttcacccatgaaaggtgtgttgaggttcggtaagaagggtaagttgagcccttagtatattgggtcgtttgaggtgcttaagaagattggagaggtggcttatgaacttgcattgccacctagtatatcgattgttcatccagtatttcatgtataTATGCTacggaagtatgtcggggatccgtctcatgttttggattttcgcacagtgcagttggatggtaatttgacttatgatgtggagccggtggccattttagaccggcaggtctgaaagttgagatcaaagaatatagctttagtgaaagtgcagtggagaggccagctagtcaaggaagctacttgggagactgagcgggagatgcagagcaaatatccatacctatttgagactacatgtataattctaaacccgttcgaggatgaacatttgtttaagagggggagaatgtaacgacccgtctagtcgttttgagtattacaacctcattcccccatttactgctcaatttatgctttacagttgttatgtgacttaccagggtgattggttcgggtcctgtaaggttttggaatgaataggaacacttagttccaaggtttaaatcttaagttgaaatagtgaacAAATgtagacttatgtgtaaacgaccccggaatagagttttgatgattccaatagctccgtctggtgattttggacttaggagcatgtccgaaaaattatttggaagcccgtagctaaattaggcttgaattgacaaaaatagaaatttaagtttggaagttttaccggggagttgactttttgatatcagggtcggaatcaaATTCTGCAAATTGGAATaagtatgttatgtcatttatgacttgtatgcaaaatttgaggtcaatcggatttgatttgataggtttcggcatcgaatgtagaagttggaatttcttagtttcatcaAGCTTGGATTGGGGTATGATGTGATTAGAAGTTTCTTAGCGTTGCTTGATGTGATAAGAAGTtttgaataagttcgtatgatgttttaggacttgttggtatgtttggttgaggtcccgagggtctcgggtgagtttcggatggttaacgtatCAAATTCGGACTTTGAAGAAATCTGAAATTTTTTACCttttggtgcaatcgcacttgaggaatttggctcgcaggtgcgagctcgcagaagtggtATGGGCATCGCAGACACGtgaagtccgcagaagcggatgaaaaCTCGCAGAAGAGAGTCCGTAGAAGCGACTccaaggtcgcagaagcggaggcaaggGGTGTTGGGCAAGCCCGCAGAAGTGGACTCTTGTCTGCAGAAGCGAAGCAGACGCAGAAGCGGCAGCATGACCACAAAAGTGGGACCGCAGATTCGGTtagttttccgcagaagcggaacccctggacagattacaaaatagaggggttccgacatttttgtcattttaggaCATTTCAAGCacgattttgggagatttttgagaggaaattcacgggaaaacttgaggtaagtcacttgtgatcattgttagtcaataatattggattgtCATTAAGTATTTCGACTTGATTACATATTTTGAGGTGAAAtgagaggatttgggcctagggatttcaaaataagaatttgagatttggaggtcgagttgaggtcggaatttggtaaatttggtatggttggactcgtggttgaatgggcattcatattttgtaacttttgttgggttccgagacgtgggccccacatgcgaattttgagttaaaattcagattttgttggaaaattagtattttcttatggaattaattccaataatttgtattgactaaatcaaattatttgtggctagatttgaggcgtttggagtcaaattcgcgaggcaaaggcattgcagaataaagaattacacggtttgaggtaaggaACAATTCttaatttggttctgagggtatgaaaccacggattatgtattatgtgatcggttttgaggtggcgcacatgctaggtgatgggtgtgcaccgtaggaaATGTGAGTttgtcaaattccatggaactgtatggttgaataatatgttgttatgagtacattctccatgtagtagagaaattgaaccacaaattatgtttagattatgtgttggcactgtagggacccacaaaagTCGTGTACATGTCgaattatctactaaattattgttttgtactcagtcacagtttacttgtttatttaatctcagtctctattgttcattattgatacatcaaatcattgttgtttgggctaatttttcatgattattgagagcctgagagactggagagatttataactgagtgaggtccgatggcctgattttgagatattatactatagcacgtgagttatccgtgcaacatgtgagttgtgcgcgcagatccagatattatactatagtatgtgagttgtccatgcggatccatatattgataatatagcacgtgtgttgtccgtgaagcacgtgagttgtccgtgccgattataacgcttgggctgaaggagcccctccggagtctgtacacacccccagtgagaacatgtacctactgagtgcgagtgttgagtgttgagtgagtgggaggactgagtgactgttgctctgagaggatgcattaattttattattgttgtactcCAGTTGTCATATATCCTTGTTTTGGAAATTTTCTGAAATATATTATCTCTTGTTTCAGTCAAacatgatatgaaattactgtttgggccttaattgttgaacttgcaagcatgcctactttcttgtgttggaaattactgtaattggacttagttgAGAAGCTCGCCACTACTTTCAGTTACTtaatttagtattgttacttactgcgttggttgtactcatactagaccttgcacctcatgtgcaaatccaggtgcttccggatacgGCGACTGTTAGATATCAGAGTGTTattagttggagactatcaaggtagctgcttggcgtccgctgaccttgactctctctcTCCCTTTTAGTTTTGTACTGTTCTATGTTTTCAGACAGTGtgttatcagtcagactttgttatcatttagatgctcatgtactcagtgacactgggaTTTGAGAGTGTTTtgtattgaatttaaatattatggtttcaaacttaaaagaaattgtgttttattgaggttgtcggcttgcctagtattaagataggcgccattacgacatgTGTGATTTTGGAACGTGACACTGAGCCTTCCTTTCCCTGATCTTTGCTAACTTGTACAGCTTTTTGTCGCCTCCTTTGCCCCCAAGATCCTCATACAATCGCTCAAAAGCTACAGTCTTAGCTGCCATGACTTCCAATTTTGCCTCTTTCCTTGCCAACTTATAACTCTCCCTACACGTCCTTTGCTCCTCCTCATCAGTGCTCCCCACTAGCTTCAGATATGCCGCTTTCTTAGCTTCCACTTTTCCTCGAACCTCCTCATTCCACCATCATACCCCTTTATGGCCTCCTGAATAACCCTTCGATACACCTAACACCTCTCTAGCAGCTTCCCTAATGCAGTTCGCTGTCGTGGTCCACATACTACTCGCGTCACCACTATTCCTCCAGGCCCCCATGGCCAACAACTTTTCCCTCAACTCTTGCGCCTTTGCCTTAGTTAATGCTCCCCACTTAATCTTCGGTTGGCCATACACCACTCTCTTCTTCCTTACTCTCTTGATCTCCAAGTCCATTACCAGGAGTCTATGTTGCGTCGACAGACACTCACTCGGGATAACCTTGCAATCAGTACACAGACCCCTATCCCCCTCCTAAGGAGAAGGTAATCAATCTGAAAATttatgcaacatgcttagttgaattaccttcttcctttgatttgaattaaatctttaactgtaatatttcttgctgtaaattcgttgttccttcggttatctgctgcatatttactttgggactatgtggcggttccttgggagatcccccatgtcttgcatattttctttgggactacgaggcggttccttgggagatccctctgtcttgcatatttactttgggactacgaggcggttctttGGGAGATCCCCgtgtcttgtatatttactttgggactacgaggcggtacctagggagcgcccatgttgtttacctctatttgttgtgctgttatttttctgaaatttctcgttgtttaaattctcgatcatttcaaaatattattattatctcCTGCCTTGCCTTTCTTTTATaacagtagggccctgacctgacctcgtcactactctaccgaggttaggcttggcacttactgggtaccattgtggtgtactcatactatacgtatgcacatcgttttgtgcagatacaagttcttcctaccagaccagataccagtgagctggaccgtacgtggagacttcaaggtatatatgccagcgtccgtagacctcggagtccccctctatccttattatgttgatttccttattctctttagactcttaTATATAGAGACACATAGTATTTCTCTtcgaagtttgtgacttatttctaccgggttttgggagttgtaactatttttaattgcaatttttatttatttcatatggtgagatttgagtttcagttcTAGAATTTTGTTATtccgcataattgataggcttacctagtcttagagactaggtgccatcacgacattctacagAGGATAATTGAAGTCGTGAAAAGAACCCTGCGTGAATGCGGGATGCTTTGTGTACCGAGCTGTCTTTTTTGTTGAAAGGGCATGAAGAGTGACGAAGATTGAAATTCCGCTAATCGTAGTCAAGATttaataatatatgtatataaagtaatttttaatttatatacttagtctgattttttaaatatataatataaatatccGACAAAGAATGTTACGTGGCTACGCTATAGACATGAATATACGCCAAGAATCATCTAAGTGACATAAAATAATTGACAAACAAGTCAAGTTATACCTCGCAAGTCAATCTTTAACAATATTTGTTGAGCGTGCACTCCTATATACAAGTTCCTTATTAATCCTATTGTAacaattatttttatcattaatcactcataaaaattattttattataattcTTGTATAGCTAGTATGTGAAAGAAATGATCTCTAACAATAATAGGTCACTTACAATATGTAAGTTAAACTCATTTGTTAATACTAACACACCCCAACATTAAGAgattatttttattaaatataaatGTACTAAGATATCATTACAAGAAAGTAGGCCTACGACGACACTTAACTATTGACATTTGTAATAAATGTCAGGAAAAGATTGATTTTAATATCGTAACATTAATGACACTTGAGTAAAAATGTCAATACTATTGAGACTTTTAATGCAAATGTCGCAATATTAGTCGTTATTTAGTGACGTTTACAAACAAATGAAGGAAATTTTTAACTATTAAGTATTACTAATTGAAAGTTAAAAGGATTTAAGAGTCGCTTAGCCGTTCTCCTTTCAGGAAAAAAATGTCTAGGTTCTTCTCTCAGAAACCCTAGCAATTTCTCCCCTTTCCTCAACCCCCAAGACACTTTTGCAGCAAGACGCCATCTTTGCATCAATTTTCGTGAAATTCTCGAGCATTTAATTGTTATAGCAGCAAGACTAAATTTCTAATTAAATGTATTTGAAATGGTTGCCCTCTTTTATTTTATTACTATGATATATTGAGAATTTTGGTGCTGGCTAACGATCGGTACTCAAAGCGATAGTGTAGACACTCAAGGAAGATGAAATCGTCTAATTTATTGGATTTGTTCTTTTATTCGcttctattttgtatatttctgCATCCGGAGAACTAGAGCACCGTTCTTTTAGTTTGAATAATCGTCTAAGGAGAGTTTGAAGTGTTTTATAATCCAGGAAAAAACTAAAGTCACGAGGTTTGAAGGAAGATAAAACCTGCTTGGTTGTTAATACTGTTCCTTATGACTATTATGCCTTGCCTACTCTTATGAAGATGCCGAATTTGCTGAGTTTATTTATCTTTGGGAGGAGTCAGAAAATTATACATACTAAGCTTTCTATTGTTGGTATTATGGATAAATTATTTGAGAGGACTCTGCAATGTTTGTCGAATGGTAAGGTTTATATGTATGTTTTAGTGCAGTTCAACCAACCTAATCAAACGTAAAATTGACATCTCATTATAATGTTGATGCATATTGTTAGGAGTGTGTACCATATCAGCTTTTTTGAAATTTTCATTTAATAACTACATCTGTTGTTCAAAGTTCAGCGGAAGTAGTTCTATTTTCCTTCATTTAACCATGTGCTTGTAGAATTTCACGAGGACTCAGAGTGCCTTATAATTTTTTCTTCCTGCAGAGATGTTGGTTATTGGTTTCAGCTCATTTATGAAATTTATCTACCGATTGGATATCATTTGTTCTAATTATGGTGTGTAAATGTGTGAAGTTTGGTTGAGTAGCTGGTTCCAGTTTGTTATTTCATCTAAAAGAGGGGCATTGATCTGCAAATGGCAGGGGGCTTCTATTCTAGCTAGGAGTATTGTTGTTGATTATAGGTGAGATGGATTTGCTAGTTTATAGCAACCCTTGTTTTGAGAATCTTTATTTGCCTCTATAGTAAAAATAATTTACCAATTGCATGCTTTGGTATTTTTGTGTGTGTTAAACTTTAAGAAAATAGTTTGGAAATCAAGTATACTGGAAGATATACCGTTTGATTATGTGAAAATAAGGTTGTTGACATGTAGTTAGTCTTTTGTGTATGTTATGGAGTCACAGTGAGCAAGTCTAGCATCTGGCATCTTATGGTAAgatccttttagatttgatggccactctcacgacccaaaatccgttaaaggtcgtgatggcgccggacactactgtcaggcaagccaacactaaatggttaattaaattctcattttaatatttttgaaatcgtaaatttacttcaatttatctagtaaaagatgaatttacagaataataacaatgtttttcaattttaatactgaacatcccataatcatcacagaacccggtgtcacaagtgcatgagcattttctagaaatttaaaataaaatacaataactgtccggaatacaaatttggacagaaaagaaaattcaatactctgaaggagactctactggctgcgggtcgtacataagatgcagctcccctaagtccccgtaataaccgcacctctgcgcccacaaggccactagtcatatatgtacctgcacaaaacgtgcagcaagtatagtatgagtacataaatcaatgcgtgcccagtaagtatcccgcctaacctcgaagaaatagtgacgagaggtcgacttcgacacttcctgtggccatcaataatataattagtcGTGGATTTATTAAAAACGACAGTGAACTCAAGAAAATCATGAATCAACTAAACAATTCCTTTGTTAATAAGAGGTTTCTAATTTCACATTTTATCATTTATCATTTTATCTCCGATCAAGGAggtaatatcattatttataaatttcaaggcaagcaatacaagcatgcgcaaatcatgccgaggttgtacgacccgatccaataaatatttaaattgtgcactgccagagggtcgaatgacgcgaaccatagatgcatctatttaatctgccgaggtgaacgacccgctctcatgagagtagtaggaaataccccgctcgcgaatcatatgTGCGACACGGTCAaccataaatttaacattaaaatcatatctctttcttgattcttttcaaaataagggaaattcagcttgtaactttttaaagaaattaccccgctcgcgaaacatacatgcgacgcggttacacatagatttcttcaactattatattattcctcaattctttttgaaattccgaagttcaaatgaaacccttttaaatcttaagttttcaatttcaactcccttcaaaacatttaataagcacactcaatctcgctccctctcaaggtaaacaataaacataaattaataacaatatcaacaaggcatgatgtgagcctaaaactacccggacgtaggcatagctagtagctacgtacggactctcgtcacctcgtgcgtacgtggcccccacaaatagaagcacacaataatttagttcacctatgagattaattcccccttacaaggttagaaaggagacttatctcgctacgaagttccataaccggctccaaccccactctaacacctcaaaccgatgtccaacgctccaaaactagccaaactaTGCGCAAATcaatgaaaatatactctaatactcataagaattcaatttactacaattttcaactccgctcgaaaaattggtAAAATCTccatcgggcccacatgcccggattccaaaacttttcgaagataaacattacccatagcattacAAACGCAAATATACAATTTGTTCTCAATTTcttacccaaattcgtggtcaaattccaaaaatactaatttctaggtttttcttcaaaattccaaatttctacaatttttcacGTCTATATccttatataaaccatgtatttaacttgcaataggtgggcaGAGTAAATATAAGCAATTTACACATCTATTA of Nicotiana tomentosiformis chromosome 7, ASM39032v3, whole genome shotgun sequence contains these proteins:
- the LOC108947439 gene encoding uncharacterized protein; the protein is MDLEIKRVRKKRVVYGQPKIKWGALTKAKAQELREKLLAMGAWRNSGDASSMWTTTANCIREAAREVRGKVEAKKAAYLKLVGSTDEEEQRTCRESYKLARKEAKLEVMAAKTVAFERLYEDLGGKGGDKKLYKLAKIRERKAQCHVPKSHMS